A single window of Granulicella cerasi DNA harbors:
- a CDS encoding RelA/SpoT family protein yields the protein MPPVDLRKHYPEGDPLEQTFEHLLTTVRANRPNDDLNLIRWAWLFCLQHHAGQKRASGEPYVIHPLEVAQVLAELKMDSTAIAAGLLHDAVEDTDVTPDDIAQRFGEQVAHIVEGVTKLDKIKFANREDHQAENIRKMLLAMVTDVRVVIIKLADRLHNMRTLEHLKPEKQERIARETLEVYAPLAHRLGMGKLRGELEDLAFRYTDPFTYTQLTAEVDALRGEGEAFLNRIVTTLETKLRDSGIVARVESRIKRLYSIQQKLNAHNVPVDQVFDLFAVRVITQTEQDCYAALGLLHATWRPVPGRFKDFIAMPRPNLYQSLHTTLIAEGGHQFEVQIRTDDMHRVAEEGIAAHWKYKATDNVSAKDEERLAWLRQLIEWQREMNDPNEFMSTLKMDMYPEEVYTFTPKGKVIVLPKDASPVDFAYAIHTDVGHATTGAKVNGRIVPLRSRLRNGDIVEITTQSGHAPSRDWLSFTKSSRARNKIKHWLNENQRARAIEIGKKLLDREARKYKVSLSKHSTTDFDRVAHEYGLGGEEDLLAGIGFGKYSTRQVLNKLEPGSTQLAEAPHAETPVGNTMSQMSDAVKRVFFGKGSESLQVEGQDDLLVYRARCCNPIRGEAIIGYVTRGKGVAVHARSCSNVQNLLYEADRRIDVDWSATPESTGKTGGPKPTTYPVKLVIVCDDRSGLLKEFTAIISDDNTNIRSVDSQPPRDGVVNVEFVIETVDVRHLTRLTQNLRKVEGVRDVLRVQKI from the coding sequence ATGCCGCCGGTCGATCTGCGCAAGCACTATCCGGAAGGCGACCCGCTCGAGCAGACCTTCGAGCATCTGCTCACCACCGTTCGCGCCAACCGCCCGAACGATGACCTGAACCTCATCCGCTGGGCATGGCTCTTCTGCCTGCAGCATCACGCCGGCCAGAAGCGCGCCTCCGGTGAGCCGTACGTCATCCATCCGCTCGAAGTCGCGCAGGTGCTCGCCGAGCTGAAGATGGACTCGACCGCCATCGCCGCCGGCCTGCTGCACGACGCCGTCGAAGATACCGACGTCACACCCGACGACATCGCTCAACGCTTCGGCGAGCAGGTCGCACACATCGTGGAAGGCGTCACCAAGCTCGACAAGATCAAGTTCGCCAACCGCGAAGACCACCAGGCCGAAAACATCCGCAAGATGCTGCTCGCCATGGTCACCGACGTGCGCGTCGTCATCATCAAGCTCGCCGACCGCCTGCACAACATGCGCACGCTCGAGCACCTGAAGCCCGAGAAGCAGGAACGCATCGCGCGCGAAACGCTCGAGGTCTATGCCCCGCTCGCGCATCGCCTCGGCATGGGTAAGCTGCGCGGCGAGCTCGAAGACCTCGCCTTCCGCTACACCGATCCCTTTACGTATACGCAGCTCACTGCGGAAGTCGACGCACTGCGCGGCGAAGGCGAAGCCTTCCTGAACCGCATCGTCACCACGCTGGAAACCAAGCTGCGTGACTCAGGCATTGTGGCGCGCGTCGAAAGCCGCATCAAGCGCCTCTACTCCATTCAGCAGAAGCTGAACGCGCACAACGTGCCCGTCGATCAGGTCTTCGACCTCTTCGCCGTCCGCGTCATCACCCAGACCGAGCAGGACTGCTACGCCGCGCTGGGTCTGCTGCACGCCACCTGGCGCCCGGTGCCCGGACGCTTCAAAGACTTCATCGCGATGCCGCGCCCGAACCTCTATCAGTCGCTGCACACCACGCTGATCGCCGAGGGCGGACACCAGTTCGAGGTGCAGATCCGCACCGACGACATGCATCGCGTTGCCGAAGAAGGCATCGCCGCGCACTGGAAGTACAAGGCCACCGACAACGTCAGCGCGAAGGACGAAGAACGGCTCGCCTGGCTGCGTCAGCTCATCGAGTGGCAACGCGAAATGAACGACCCCAACGAGTTCATGTCCACGCTGAAGATGGACATGTATCCCGAGGAGGTCTACACCTTCACGCCCAAGGGCAAGGTGATCGTGCTGCCCAAGGACGCGAGCCCCGTGGACTTCGCCTATGCGATCCACACGGACGTGGGCCACGCCACCACCGGCGCCAAGGTGAACGGACGCATCGTTCCGCTGCGCTCGCGCCTGCGCAACGGCGACATCGTCGAGATCACCACGCAGAGCGGCCATGCGCCTTCGCGTGACTGGCTCAGCTTCACAAAGAGCTCGCGCGCACGCAACAAGATCAAGCACTGGCTGAACGAGAACCAGCGCGCGCGTGCGATTGAAATCGGCAAGAAGCTGCTGGACCGCGAAGCCCGTAAGTACAAGGTCAGCCTCTCCAAGCACTCCACTACGGACTTCGACCGCGTTGCGCACGAGTACGGGCTCGGCGGTGAAGAAGACCTGCTCGCCGGCATCGGCTTCGGCAAGTACTCGACGCGTCAGGTGCTGAACAAGCTCGAGCCGGGCTCCACGCAGCTTGCTGAAGCACCGCACGCAGAGACGCCCGTCGGCAACACGATGTCGCAGATGTCCGACGCCGTGAAGCGCGTCTTCTTCGGCAAGGGCTCGGAGTCGCTGCAGGTGGAAGGCCAGGACGATCTGCTCGTCTACCGCGCGCGCTGTTGTAACCCGATTCGCGGCGAAGCCATCATCGGCTACGTCACGCGCGGCAAGGGTGTCGCGGTCCACGCACGAAGCTGTAGCAACGTGCAGAACCTGCTCTACGAGGCCGATCGCCGCATCGATGTGGACTGGTCCGCCACGCCCGAATCCACCGGCAAGACCGGCGGCCCCAAACCCACGACCTATCCGGTCAAGCTGGTCATCGTTTGCGACGACCGCTCCGGCCTGCTCAAAGAGTTCACGGCTATCATCTCCGACGACAACACGAACATCCGCTCCGTCGACTCGCAGCCTCCCAGGGACGGCGTCGTCAATGTGGAGTTCGTGATTGAAACCGTCGATGTGCGCCATCTCACTCGCCTCACGCAAAACCTCCGCAAGGTCGAAGGCGTACGCGATGTGCTGCGCGTGCAGAAGATCTAA
- a CDS encoding alpha/beta fold hydrolase: MRSYLRALKRCAALPLVATLFCLPAAHAAGGGKSSSELRPSSTDTLRGPLGLTEVGVLTGAPYRIDIPADWNGSLVVFYHGYSMTNVTFHIAERLGGQQAPFLERHYAVIQSGYSQPGWALPQAYPETEALRRYFVKRYGQPKETYVSGGSMGGALTMVTLELNPKPYMGGLDLCGAVGPTYVSFDRRFAMRAAFDFYFPNVMPSLLNVPDDYIANNAERDKVMAALKKDPKSAEIMRHLLTVHTDTGVASNIAYFTYVVADMIRRSGGNPFDNRNYIYTGTTPGDSHMDYALNDGVKRYAAEPKAREYLLRHYTPSGRLTKPMLAVHTVYDPIIPASTLMLYNQQVELEGFGDNLVQQYVRSEGHCNINGAEELRAFDELVEWVHHGARPQPGLLKLLTPASKEPTKTPLSVPGVKDLPKNQPLQPGVKEPGAAGKQ; the protein is encoded by the coding sequence ATGCGATCGTACTTACGCGCGTTGAAGCGCTGCGCTGCCCTTCCCCTGGTTGCCACCCTGTTCTGCCTGCCCGCGGCGCACGCCGCTGGCGGCGGCAAAAGCTCTTCAGAGCTACGTCCCAGCAGCACCGACACGCTTCGCGGCCCGCTCGGGCTTACCGAGGTGGGTGTGCTGACCGGCGCGCCGTACCGCATCGACATCCCGGCCGACTGGAACGGCTCGCTGGTCGTCTTCTACCACGGCTATTCCATGACGAACGTGACCTTCCACATCGCCGAGCGCCTCGGCGGCCAGCAGGCACCGTTCCTCGAGCGCCACTACGCGGTGATCCAGAGCGGATACTCGCAGCCCGGCTGGGCGCTGCCGCAGGCATACCCCGAAACCGAAGCGCTGCGTCGATACTTCGTGAAGCGCTACGGCCAGCCGAAGGAAACCTACGTCTCCGGTGGATCGATGGGCGGAGCGCTCACAATGGTGACGCTGGAGTTGAACCCCAAGCCCTACATGGGTGGGCTCGATCTCTGCGGCGCCGTCGGCCCGACGTACGTTTCGTTCGATCGCCGCTTCGCCATGCGCGCGGCCTTTGACTTCTACTTCCCCAACGTCATGCCGTCGCTGCTGAACGTGCCCGACGACTACATCGCCAACAACGCCGAGCGTGACAAGGTGATGGCCGCGCTGAAGAAGGACCCGAAGTCCGCCGAGATCATGCGCCACCTGCTCACCGTGCATACGGACACCGGCGTGGCCTCAAATATCGCGTACTTCACCTATGTTGTTGCGGACATGATCCGCCGCAGCGGTGGCAATCCCTTCGACAATCGCAACTACATCTACACCGGCACCACTCCCGGCGACTCGCACATGGACTACGCGTTGAACGACGGCGTGAAGCGCTATGCCGCCGAGCCGAAGGCGCGCGAGTACCTGCTGCGCCACTACACGCCCAGCGGACGTCTCACCAAGCCGATGCTCGCCGTCCACACCGTCTACGACCCGATCATCCCTGCCAGCACGCTGATGCTGTACAACCAGCAGGTCGAGCTCGAAGGCTTCGGTGACAACCTCGTGCAGCAGTACGTGCGCAGCGAGGGCCACTGCAACATCAACGGTGCAGAAGAGCTGCGCGCCTTCGACGAACTCGTCGAATGGGTTCACCACGGCGCGCGCCCTCAGCCCGGCCTGCTGAAGCTGCTGACACCCGCCAGCAAGGAACCCACGAAAACGCCGCTCTCGGTGCCCGGTGTGAAGGACCTGCCCAAGAACCAGCCGCTGCAGCCCGGCGTGAAGGAACCCGGTGCCGCAGGCAAGCAGTAA